In Penaeus vannamei isolate JL-2024 chromosome 21, ASM4276789v1, whole genome shotgun sequence, the DNA window GAAGGTTAAATTTTTACGAGTGGGGAAAGTGTTTGTTTGCTGGGTCTTATAGGTTGGACCATAAATCTCACTAGACTAGTGCTTGAAGCAGAGCATTGCATAATGTCACATGATTGGAAAATCCAGGATTGAGTGAAGTTCGCTGCAAGAAAAGGCAACTCTGAGTAAGTAAAAGTACCTACCAATAGCACATAATAACAAATTTATATACTTTAACATACAGAACACTTTTTTGTTTCAGAAAAAATGATTTCAGTAATTCGACATGGCATTCAATATGGGCGAGGAACTTTGGTATGCCTCTCAAAAACAAGTTCAGGTACACAGATGGCAGCAGCCCGCTGTCCAGTCTTGTTACAACGGAATGCTAGCCACAGAAAATCTACTTTACAAATGATGAGCACTTCAGTATCTAGAACAGATGTAACGCCTTCAAGTATACTCTTGTTAGtaagttttcttcctttctctagtaAAGTGATAAAAGAATACATTCAGAGGATACATATAGTATTTAGATAAAATTTTGGTTCATAACTTGTATCTGGCATATTTTACAGATTGTTCCAATATCAACTTTCTGCTTGGGTACATGGCAGTATCAGCGGAGGAAGTGGAAGCTCAACTTGATTGCTGAACTAGAGGAGAAGACCAAGACTCCACCTATTGATCTTCCTCAAGAGTAGGTGGCCCTCTAAAATTTGTGAGAAAGTTGTGCTTCTTCCTAttcaaattatttaaaaaaaaaatttaatctaAACACTAAAGTGCCCTTTGATAATGTGCAATTATTTTTACAGCTTGTATGAGTTGAATGATTTGGAATATCAGCGAATAAAACTCACTGGAACATTTGACCATACAAGAGAAATCTTCTTAGGTCCACGTCCATTAATGGTAAATTTTTGCATTTAGAATATTAAGATATGTCcttgttatacatatacacaatatatatgcatatatgtatatgtatatatatacatacatatatatacaatatatatacataccatatataattttatacatatagatagatgaatagatatagatataaatatatataaatatgaatatctatttatgtatatataaagtcaatccatatataattttatatgcagTCAGCACCAAAAGTCTTGGTGCGAAATCTCACACTAAGATTTTTTGCAATTTATTAAGCACCTCTTATACCTCTGTTTCAAATTTGACCAAAGTGTTGGTGCGAGCCAGGGAGGTAAAGTGAGTGGAGCTTAGCTGTCActtgttttatcttttgtgtCACTCCATCCACTTATGAGCATGACCTCACCTTCCCTCATGGTTACCAGTGACTGTAAAAGTTACCTAATTGCTCCATAAGATACTTTAACACTTTTCTCTATCAAGAGCAAATtatttctctgaaaaaaaaaaacttttaattaaTGCTCTGCTGGTTTTTAAGAGTGACTTTCTTCTTGGGTGCAGTATTGGAAGACAGGGTCGTCACAGAAATGCCATTATACTATTCTGTTGAAGACATTTTAGACATTTTTAAAGTTGTGGGTATGTCCTCTGGAGTTCCATTGCAATTACTCATAAGACTATGTCCACTCGACCTTGGAGAATCTTCATTGGTTCTCATAGAGTAGATACGTAGCCTCCAGATCTTTTCTTGTGGAGTGGACCTTTATTGTCTCCCTCTTTGGTTATCTTAGTCCAGTACTGCACTGTATGGAGTGCCATgctggtaataaaagtaatctgGTATAATTTCCCCCAAGCTTCAAGGAAACTATAGTAGAAATCTGTTCCTTTATAAGCTTTTCGCTGCCTTCCATTTCTCCACAAAAGCCAAAATAAAGAGCAATAGCTCTACTTCTGAATTCACAGGACACATTATCCCTTTCAAACAAGTGACAACTGACAAAACTCCACTCACTCTGCCTTCCAAGCTCATGCCAACACTTTTGCTGAATTTGAACCAGGGTTATAGGAAATACTTGATGAATTGTCATGTCTTCGTGCTAAAACCTGATGTCAAAACTTTTAGCACTGACTGTAtgtgtgcctatacatatatatatatatatatatatatatatatatatatatatatatatatatatatatatatatatatatatatacacacatacaatatacatgtataatatatatatatatatatatatatatatatatatatatatatatatatatatatatatatatatatatatttatatatttataggtatatatttatatatttaaatatatattatatatatatatatatatatatatatatatatatatatatatatatatatgtatgtatatatacacacatatatatatatatatatatatatatatatatatatatatatatatatatatatatgtatttatatatatatttatatatatatatttatatatatatttatatatatatatatattatatatatatttatatattatatatatatattatatatattatatatatatattatatatatatatttatatatatattatatatttatatatctatatttatatagacatatatatatttatttctatgtattcattatatatatatatatttatatatatatatttatatatatatttatatatatatttatatatatatatttatatatatatatatatatatttataatatatgatatataatatatataatatacttgtataatgtatgtaatatatatacaaaatatatatatatatatatatatatatatatatatataaatatatatatatatatatatatatatatatatatatatatatatatataaatatatatatatatatatatatatatatatatatatatatgtttatatatttataggtatatatatatatttatatatttataggtatatatatatatatatatatatatatatatatatatatatatatatatatatatttataggtatatatatatatatatatatttatatatatatttatatatgtatatttatatatatatttatatatgtatatttatatatatatttatatatatatatttatatatatatttatatatatatatttatctatatatattatatatatatatatatatatatatatatatatatatatatttgtatatatatatatatatatatatttataatatataatatataatatatataatatacttgtataatgtatgtaatatatatacacaatatatatatatatatatatatatataaatataaagatatatatatatatatatatatatatatatatatatatatatatatatatatatatatatatatatatatatatatatatatatatatatatatatatatatatatatttatatatatattatatatatatattatatatatattatatttatatatatatatatatataatatatataatatatatataatatttatattatatatatattatatatacatatattatatatacatatattatatataaatatattatatatatgtatatattatatatatattatatatatattatatatatattatatatattatatatatatatatattatatatgttatatgtatatatatattatacatatatacatatatatatattgtatatatatatattatatatatattatatatatatatatatatatatatatatatatatattatatatatatatatatattttatatatatattatacatatatattatatatatatatatatatatatatatatatatatatatatatatatattatgtatatatatatatatatatatatatatatatatataagtctacatatatatatatattatatatatagataaatatatatatatatgtatatctatatatatatattatgtatatatattatattatatatattttttttttcttttttcatatatatatatatatatatatatatatatatatatatatatatatatatatatatatatatatatatatatatatatatatatatatatatatatatgtatattatatatatattatattatatatattttttttttctttttttatatatattatatatattatatatatatatatatatatatatatatatatatatatatatatatatatatatatatatatatatattatatatattatatatatatatatatatatatatatatatatatattatatatattatatatatatatatatatatatattgtatatatatatattatatatatatatattatatatatatactatatatattatatatatattatatatatattatatattatatatatatatatatatatataatatatatatatataatatataatatatatatatatatattatatattatatatatatatattatatattatatatatatataatatataatatatatatatataatatataatatatatatatatatattatatattatatatatatatattatatatatattattatatattatatatatattatatatatatttataatctatctatctatttatatatatatattatatatatatatatttatatatatatatatatattatatatatatttatatatatatatatatatatatctatatattatatatatatattacctatatatattatataaatatatagatatattatatatatatatatagatatattatatatgtatagatatattatatatttatagatatattatatgtatatagatatattatatatatagatagatagattataaatatatatatataaatatatatatatatatatatatatatatatatatttattatatatatatagatatattatatatatatagatatattatatatatatagatatattatatatatagatatattatatatatagatatattttataaatagatagatattatatatatatatagatagatatattatatatatatatagatatatattatatatatatatattatatatatagatatattatatatatatatagatatattatatatatatatatatattgatagatgtattatatatatatatatatatagatatatatatagatatattatatatatatatagatatattatatatatatagatatatatatagatatattatatatatatagatatattatatatatatatatatatagatatattatatatatattgatagatgtattatatatatatatatatagatatattatatatatatagatatatatatagatatattatatatatatagatatattatatatatataaagatatattatatatatatagatatattatatatatatatatattatatatatatttatatattatatatatatagatatattatatatatatatatatgtagatatattatatatatatattatatatatatatatatgtagatatattatatatatatattatctatataaatatatgtatatatattatatatatatatatatatatatatatatatatatatatatatatatatataaatgtaatgtatattcacgcatatatatacatatatacatatatatatatatatatatatatatatatatatatatatatatatatatatttatatatatatatatatatatatatatatatatatatatatatatatacatatatatatatatatatatatacacatatacatatatttatctctctatctatctatctattatccatcCCTCTGAAAGTTTGTCTTTATGTCAGTTCACCTAATGCATTAATTGAATGTTATATATTTAGTATTTTGTGACCAGGTGCGAGGAGATATAGATACCCAAGGTAGTGGCTTGATTTCATCAGGACAGAGTGGCTATCTTGTTATCACCCCTTTCAAGTTAGCTGACAGAAAGTAAGTATGTTTTGTACTTTCAAGAGTTGTTATTCTTGTAGACTGTTTTGTAGAGGCATTGACCTAAAATCCCAAATTCAAAATTATTTTGTAGTAGAAACATACACCCGCCCCAGATAGTAGTTCAGTTGGTCACTGCTTGCAGGGTATTTTGGCCAATGGATAAATGAGCACTCAAAATGAAACTTGTGATTTTATCTAATAGATTTATTGACATagttttacaaaaagaaaaacaaatactttTAATGGTTCCATGGGGTGAAAATTGTGATAAACccttaaaattaaaaattttgaCCCTTTACAAAAcacgacctatctatctatctatctattatctatccctCTGAAAgttgggttcacttcaaaacattGTTAAGAGGACACTATCACGGTTCAGTGAACAAAATAGGGCCgaaattatgattttttgaaAAATAACCCTTTTTCTCAAAATTGCAAATTGCAGCTTCTTGAGTGTAAAATACAgtgcacacaaaataaacaaaaatatgaataaatcccTCACATGTGCCTGTAAGTCTAATTTATTCTGGGGTGTATGACCAACTTTTTGTTCCTTACATAACATTAAAAGTGTCTCAAGACCCTTTTTTCATTTAGAACCCTTTTTAGTCCTTCAATAAACGGTTTTTTTCTTTGGCTCTGAACTTGCTGAGTTGAACTACTTACATTAGTCATCCATTATCCAACATGTTTTGCCAACCAACCTTCAAATTACTTATCAAGATGGGGTCATTAGACCCTTTTTTTCAGTGAAAAAACCTGCTTCAGCAGCCCTGCAATTGGGTAGTTTCTTTTGGCCTTGAACTATTGAAATGAACAACTTCAGGTACCATATACATGTACTATCCAGTAATGCCTTTACATTTTGCCATTCTTGTCTAAGGGATGGTTTGGTCGAAAGGGCCAAAATACAAGCACTTGAATATAGAACACATTTCCCACTAAAGACATAAATCAAAACTGTAAGAGCAATTACGAGTAGTGATATGCCAACCTTAATCTACTAACCATGCTAatttggaggaaaggaagatgccTGAACATTCAAAGGCTCTTCAGGTTTGAGTATCATGTTGGCACAGTCCCTCGCATTTACAAGCACCACTGCATGGCAGTCCACTTTTGAGGCACCCACAATGGCCAGAGGTGCACCCTGATTTACAAAAGCAGGTAACCAGTTCCTTACATAATTTTGGAACTACTTCAGCTGTCATCAGTACAGGGTTAAAACAGCCCCCTTCCATTGACCATCCATTGCCTTGCCTCCATATATAGGAATGATAGTTGGCCTGCTTAAGATGGAGGTGAAGGGCATCTTGGGTGAGGGTCAAACTGTCGACTGAACCTTTTCCCTTGAGGAACATTTTGAGACACACTTCATTGATTGACAAAAGACTCCCATGACTATATACGTGGCACACAAactgttctgtctctctcaatgCTTCTTCTGGACATTCAGCAGTCGCCCCAATCTTATTGAGCAGCTCTGGCTACTCCAGGAATGTTCTCCATGTTGTCCTCTTTGCTTTCCCTGTAAACTGGCTGATTGCATCACAACCAGTGACAGCATGGTATGCCAGCAGATTTTCATTAATCAAGGGATTAGGTTGACTGATGGTGTGAAATGGAATGGACTTTGGATCCTTTGCAGTGCTGGCTGGCATCCAGAGTTCCCTTAATAACTTGCTGTGGTGGCTAAGTGCCAGGATAAGGATGTCAGTACCTCTAGCCATTAACACCACTCTGTCATAACCACTCATTTCAGCACCATATGCATGGAGAAGTAAGCGGGTGTTTGCCTCCTCATGAGTGCACTCAATGGATACCACATGCTCTCTGCAGGATGACCAGACAGATGTTGCTTCAGATGACCCACCACCAAGAACAAGTTCACAACTCACAGGAACATAATCAGCCTTGAGACAAATTTCATTAGAGAGGAAAGATGCCAATTCTGTCTTGTTGGCTGGGTGACCAATGAACTTTGACCAGTTCTGGGGAAGTTTCAAGTCCCTTGCTTCGATTATTCACCTTATTGGTCTTGCTGCTGTACCCACCCTCTTTGATGTTGGATAATGAACTACCTACACCAGTCGGTGTAGGAAGTTCAACTGGACATGATCAGAGCCAAACAAACTTACTCTTTACTGAGGATCTGTTAAAAAAGGGTTCTAAATGAAAAAATGGTCTTGAGACCCATTTTTAATATTATGTAAGGTTAAGGTACAAAAAGTTGGTCATACACCCCAGAATAAATTAGATTTACAGTCATACGTAAgggatttattgatttttttttttcggtttatcaGGTGTGCATTGTATTTTACAATCAAGAAGCTGCAATTAGCGATTTTGAGAAAAAGGGTAATTTTTCAAAAATTCATTACTTCGGCCCTATTTTGTTTACTGATCCCAAAATTTTCCCAAAGCTGTCTTGATAGTTTCTCTGGACAATGCaatgttttgaagtgaacccagcATCTCTGTTCTGGTTACACAGGGTCTTGTTTCATAATGGGTCAAAATTTTTAATTTCAAGGATTATTCACAATTTTGATGATCCCCTTCAACCATGAAAAGTACTTTTTTAAAACTATGTCAATAAAACTGTTAGATGATATTTTGAAATTATATTTTGAGTGGTTATTTATCCCTCTGTCCCAAATACCCTACAAGCAGTGACCAATTGAACTTCCCTTAAGTGCCAGATGTGAAAAAAACGTTTCTGGAAAAGGATTAAAATAGGGGTTTAAGGGCATGAATGAATTTACATCCGCCCGGGCCACATCCCCCACCCTATGGTCTAACAAGCTGGGGTGGGTGTATGTTTCAACTATGAAATGATTTTGACTCCTTAACTACGCCACTTTTTAAAAATTGCCTCTCTACTATTTTATTTATGAAGGGTTTTGGCCTATGATTTGAGCCCCGCCCTCAAATAAAGATTCCAAACACAATCAGCCCCCATCCAAATGAACCAAcaaacaagggggccggccacagggctgTGTATTGACAACTTTCATACTGTATAACTATAAACCATAActagagacctacttaagttcactttttctcagcaaccacaaggagttggggggagttcttggaTGCGTTAGAAAGGTCTTGAGGTCCtgtgtggcttaggctatgtggcgttctgataatgggtccctataaggggtcaggatgcGAAAAcccagaccccttaaatacatcCCTAAACAATgacaagggttacagaggtgatccaggatgctatggaaagctatcagagagtaaatgagaatggatatggtttgagtacctgtctaccccttatagaccccttaaacacccctaaacaatagaatgggttagggagatgatcgagggtgctatggaaggctgtgATGGAGGTGATTGGGCACGCTTTGAGATCttgcattccctttaaatatagcagGCGTAGGTACATACATCACCTTTTTGGGGCGGTatctctaaattgcattttgagcatgATTAACAAATCTTATCTATGATCTTATACATTGAAAAAGAGTGATATGGACAATTTcaaagtaaataacaaaatatattgtGTTTGGTAACATGTGATTATGTCATAAGTTACTGTAAGAAAATGAAGTTTATCACTAAATTTGTGATTGCTGCAATTCAGATTATAATGTACAGTTATATAGTAATAGTTTTATAAAGATTGTCATACTGCAAAATATTGAGAAAgtagttgatatatatatcaaaatatgtcATTTACTTTTAAGCATATTCAACTGATTTAAAGGCAAACCATATTCCAGTTTAGAAATTTTGGTGAATCGAGGATGGGTGGCCAGAAAACACAGAAACCCAGCATCTCGACATGAAGGTCAAGTGAAAGGAGTAGTAAGCCTAACAGCCGTTGTCCGGAAGCATGAAAATCGGGCACCTTTCATGCCAGACAGTTCAAAAGGATCCCTTATCTTCACTTTTAGgtaaaagtgtgtatgtatacatatatatatatatatatatatatatatatatatatatatatatatatatatatatataaatgtatgtatatatatatatatatatatatatatatgaaatatttatatatatattaatatatatatatatatatatatatgtatttatatatatatgtatttatatatatatgtatttatatatatatgtatttatatatatgtatatatatatgtatttatatatatatgtatttatatatatacatatatataaatacatatatatatacacatatatatataaatacatatatatatataaatacatatatatatataaatacatatatatatatataaatacatatata includes these proteins:
- the LOC113821844 gene encoding surfeit locus protein 1, giving the protein MISVIRHGIQYGRGTLVCLSKTSSGTQMAAARCPVLLQRNASHRKSTLQMMSTSVSRTDVTPSSILLLIVPISTFCLGTWQYQRRKWKLNLIAELEEKTKTPPIDLPQDLYELNDLEYQRIKLTGTFDHTREIFLGPRPLMVRGDIDTQGSGLISSGQSGYLVITPFKLADRNLEILVNRGWVARKHRNPASRHEGQVKGVVSLTAVVRKHENRAPFMPDSSKGSLIFTFR